From the Leishmania braziliensis MHOM/BR/75/M2904 contig, possible fusion of chromosomes 20 and 34 genome, the window CCCACACATATGCAGGAGGCTCTGCCATGACGTCGGCGCAAAGTTGATAAAGACATGCGAGACGAGGGGCAAGTCGACACCGAAGGCCTCGGACTCCTTCAAGAGCAGAAACTTCCAGTCGGCCTTGAACTCGTTGCCCCCGTATACCTCCGAGAAGAGCCTGGCATCTACGCCGAGCCCTCGGAGTCGCCGGCGTGCACTGAGCACATCTTCCGCATCGGGAACAAAGAGAACAGCGCGGCCGGGAATCGTCTCCCGCGCATTCCACAGGACGCGCACAAGGTAGGTGAAGCGGTCTTCCTTGTGTccgagaaagaaaaagacagTGCACAGCGGAGGGGACGCGGACGGCGGACAGTACCGTCGTTTGGACCACAGGTTTCATGCACAGTCCCTGCAAATGATCCTTCAGCTTTCCATCCACGTCAGCGGAGACcagggcgagctgcagcaccgaccGAATGTGGGGGCCAGGCAGCTGATGGAGCGTCCCCaacagcagctccgcagccagcGGGTTGCGCAGTCGCTCGCGCACCACCTCTACAGGTACGCTCTCCGGCAGCATCGGCACCTGCGCGCCGACATCGTCCACGTAGACACGCCGAAGGTAGCCAAAGTCCTCGAATTCCATTTTCTTCTCAAACAGCAGCTGACACATAACGCCCGCCGTCGTGATGAAGAGCCGCGCTGGCCCGGTGGAGCGCCGTAATCCGCGTCGAAGCTGCCTGTAATAGGACTCGTGGTCTTCTCTGTAGGTACCCAGAAAGAGCCAGGAGTAGTCATCAGCAGGCCGGTCGAccaccacgccgccgccggctcGCCTACAGAGAGCCTTGACGGTGTCGTGCAGTCGCATGGCGTTCATTGTATTTGTCGCCACAAGCACATTCATGCCAGCAgcctcgctgcggatgcccTGCAGCAGGGCAAGGACCAGCGCCGATGTCTTGCCGCTCCCCGTGACACCGTTGAAGAGCACGTCGTTGTGATCCTCGTGGAGTAGGGCAGACAACAAGCGGGTCTGCAGGCGCGTCGGCACCGGCCCGTAAAGTTGCTCGGCAGCGGAGCTAATGGGCGCGTCCAAGCCGAGGGCAGACCAGGAAATTCCGGCCGCGTCGGTAGACTCGGCAGGCCTTCGAAGGAAGATGGAGGTGGAGTGCGAGGCGGTGACGGGGTTGCACGTGAGATCGCCTGCGAGAATCTGCCGAGCACGGGTGGAAGCAGACTCAAGAACGGTGCCCCTCACGTCCGCTTCCGTCATGATCTTGCTACTCACCGATTGATCTGCGCGAAGAACTTCCTCCATGAAGTCCAGCGAGTCGCTGTCGACCCCACTCTCGCTTTGGCTGCGAAGCAATGGCACAGCTGCGGGAGCGGGGCTGCTCTGTGAGGCACTCGCGCCCCGTTCTTCCGTCTCCACTGCCCCAAGGAGCATTGAGCCGCCGCGGCCTTCACAGGCGAACACCTGACGTGGCGcctcgcgctgcggcagcaacgccaacggctgctgctccactggGCTGtacgtcatcgtcgtcgtcgccttcTCAAGTGCCTCTTGCGAGGGCCAGAGCTTCTGACGAAAGCGGTAGTAGTTTCCATTTCGGTTGCGCCTCAGCCGGGTGACGAGCTCTCGGGTCTCAAATCGGTCCAGGAGGCTGCGTGGGCCTCCCGTCATGTTTGACTGCACAACACTCCGCGTAGGGATGACCAGAAAGGAAAACGCGCTCAAACGATGTGTGCAGGACGCTGTGTAGCGCCGTAAGAACCAATTGCGAGTCGCCGCCAGTCGTGGCATCGACCCTCGAAGAGGCGCCCTACCTGGCTGCATCACTGTTGAGAAAGGTGCGAAAACAATTCGGCGCAGACGGAGATTAAGAGAGCAAAAGGCGATCATCGCCgatcacacacgcacatgagTATATCCCCATAGGGCATACACAGGGGCAAGAAGGGTACTACAGACAAAGGAGTGAGGGGTGGTGAAAAGGGAGGTGAGTGACAAGGCGAcgcgtgcctctctcctgAAGAGGACTGTCGCATAAAGAAGATGCACCGCACACTCGCCGCTAACGTGCATAGGCAGCGACACAGCCAAGGCAAGTCGCACCCAGAACAACCTGCGTAGCTTGGGTTATCCGCTTTGTTGCGTCGTCTTGTTCAGCATGCTTCGCAGGCTCCCCCTTATGCCCTCCTTCACACTAGAAGTAGCCCCGGCG encodes:
- the RH gene encoding putative ATP dependent DEAD-box helicase, translating into MPRLAATRNWFLRRYTASCTHRLSAFSFLVIPTRSVVQSNMTGGPRSLLDRFETRELVTRLRRNRNGNYYRFRQKLWPSQEALEKATTTMTYSPVEQQPLALLPQREAPRQVFACEGRGGSMLLGAVETEERGASASQSSPAPAAVPLLRSQSESGVDSDSLDFMEEVLRADQSVSSKIMTEADVRGTVLESASTRARQILAGDLTCNPVTASHSTSIFLRRPAESTDAAGISWSALGLDAPISSAAEQLYGPVPTRLQTRLLSALLHEDHNDVLFNGVTGSGKTSALVLALLQGIRSEAAGMNVLVATNTMNAMRLHDTVKALCRRAGGGVVVDRPADDYSWLFLGTYREDHESYYRQLRRGLRRSTGPARLFITTAGVMCQLLFEKKMEFEDFGYLRRVYVDDVGAQVPMLPESVPVEVVRERLRNPLAAELLLGTLHQLPGPHIRSVLQLALVSADVDGKLKDHLQGLCMKPVVQTTVLSAVRVPSAVHCLFLSRTQGRPLHLPCARPVECAGDDSRPRCSLCSRCGRCAQCTPATPRARRRCQALLGGIRGQRVQGRLEVSALEGVRGLRCRLAPRLACLYQLCADVMAEPPMCGRTGRMGNVGWVYVVSDKQEAKRVRQVAEALSVDFSNHVIDDDLQQVLPAHVERFTKQPELYGLDPQFAVRQHYTVQAGSPDMAYRKREFFSKPAIRQFQMEDYTSIPLKQRRFDHARQLSQDVARNPSLVLDMQKQGLLDARLKPTTKLKRCMDATTNRHAPDLFQKGQHRCQ